The sequence AAATCGGTCGACATGCCGTGGCTCGCCGCGCGCGGGCATCGCGTGTTCGGCGTGGAGCTCTCGCCGCTGGCGGTGGAACAGTTCTTCGCCGAGCAGGGCCTGGTGCCGGAGGTCGAGCACACGCCGAAGGGCGTGGTGTCGCATGCGGGCGCGATCGATGTGTTGTGCGGCGATGTGTTCGCGCTGGACGAACGTGACTTCGCCGACTGCAACGCGGTGTTCGATCGCGCGGCGCTGATCGCGCTGCCGCCCGACCTGCGTCGGCGCTACGTGCGCGAGATGTATGCGCGCCTCCCGAGCGGATGCATCGGCCTGCTGGTCACGCTCGAGTACCCGCCGCACCAGAAGCAGGGCCCGCCGTTCACGGTGCCGGAAGCGGAAGTGCGCGAACTGTTCGAACGCGACTGGACGGTCGACCTGATCACGCGGCACGACATCCTGGCCTACCAGGACCGGTTCCGCGACGAAGGCGTGACGTCCTTGCACGCCGTGGCCTATCGATTGCAGCGGCGCTGACGCGCGCCGCCTGGGGGAAGGGATGCGACGCTGGCTTCTTCGGATCGGGGCGGTGGTCGGTGTCCTGCTTTTACTCGCGATCGTCTCCGCATGGGGCGCGATGCGCGCGAGCCTGCCGAAACTCGACGGCATGCTGTCGCTTCCGGGCCTGTCCGCGCCCGTGACGGTCAAGCGCGATGCGCTCGGCGTGGTCACCATCGATGCGGCCAACGAGCGCGACGCCCTCCGCGCCCTCGGCTACGTGCATGGGCAGGAACGCTTCTTCGAAATGGACCTGCTGCGGCGGAGTGCGGCGGGCGAGCTCGCGGAACTGTTCGGCCCGGCGGCCATCAATGTCGACAAGGCGCATCGCGTGCATCGCATGCGCGCGCGCGTGCAGCAGCGTTTCGACGAGATCACCGGCGATCGCAAGGCCGACGTGCTCGCCTACACCGAAGGCGTGAACGCCGGCCTCGCCGCCCTGCCCGTGCGGCCGTGGACCTACCTGTTGCTGCGCCAGCAACCGAAACCCTGGCGACCGGAAGACACGCCGCTCGTCGCGTACGCGATGTACTTCGACCTGCAGGGCGGATCGAACGAACGCGAACTGGCGATGTGGCGCATGCGCCCGCACCTGCCGCCGGCGCTGTATGCCTTGCTCGCGCGCGGTGGCAGTGCGTGGGATGCACCGCTCACGGGCGGCGCGGATGGCGATGCCGTGTTGCCGGGCGCGGATGCGGTGAACCTGCGTGAACTTCCCGTGCCCGCCCTCGCCACCGCGTCGAAGTTGCGCGAGCCCTTCCCGGTCGGCAGCAACAACTTCGCGGTGAGCGGCGCGGCCACGCGCGACGGCCGCGCGATCCTCGCCAACGACATGCACCTCGGCCTGCGCGCGCCGAACATCTGGTTTCGTGCGCGACTGCGGTACCCCGATGCGCGCGCCGAAAGCGGCCGCGTCGACGTCGCCGGATTCACGCTGCCGGGCATGCCGGCGGTCGTGGTCGGCAGCAACACGCAGGTCGCGTGGGGCTTCACGAACAGCTACATCGATTCGGCGGACTGGGGGCGTTACGCGAAGTGCGGCGCGGATCGCTATCGCATCGGCGCGGCGTGCGTGGCGCCGGTGCACCATCGCGAGTCCATCGCGGTCGCCGGTGGCGCGCCCGTGGCCTTCGATGTCGAAGAGACGCCCTGGGGCCCGGTGATGGCGCACGACGACGCAGGCGATGCGCTCGCGCTGCGCTGGTCCGCGCACCTGCCCGGCTCGCTGCGCATGGCCTTCCTCGACATGGCGTATGCGCGCGACCTCGACGACGCGCTCGCGCGCGCGGACCGCATGGCGATTCCCGCGCAGAACCTGATGCTGGCGGATTCGCGCGACATCGCCTGGCGCATCCTCGGCCCGATCCCCGCGCGCCAACCGGGATGCGCGACGGATGTCGCCGATGCCAACGCGTGCATGTTCAATCTGCGCATCGATGCCTCGCCCGTCGTGAAGCGTCCCATCTCCGGGCGGCTGTGGACCGCGAACAACCGCGTGGTCGGCGGCGCGGATCGCGTGCACCTCGGCGACGGCGGTTACCTGCACGGCGCACGCGCGAAGCAGATCCGCGACGATCTGTTCGCGCGCCCCAACTTCGACGAGCAGGCGCTGCTGGCGATCCAACTCGACGACCGCGCGCTGTTCCTCGCACGTTGGTGGCGCCTGCTGCAGGACACATCGAAGGCGCCGCAGGCGCCGGCGCTGCAGGCGCTGGCGAGCGCTGCGCAACATTGGGACGGACGTGCATCGACCGATTCGGTGAGCTATCGCATCGTGCGCGCATGGCGTCGCGCGATCCAGGAACGCCTCGCCGATGGGCTCACCGCGCCTGCGCAGGCACAGATGGGCAAGGCCTTCGACATGCCCGGGCTGCCGCAGTTCGAAAGCGTGATGTGGCCGCTGGTGACGCAACGGCCGATGCATCTGTTGCCGCGCAGGTACGCGTCGTGGGAGGCCTTGTTCGAAGACGCCGCGCAGGATGTGCAGACCGACCTGCAATCCCAAGGTCCGCTCGACGCACGCACCTGGGGCGAGCAGAACACCGCGCGCATCTGTCATCCGCTGGTGCGTGCGTTGCCGTTCGCGAAGTACGCGCTGTGCATGCCCTTCGATCCGCTGCCGGGCGATGGTTCGATGCCGCGCGTGCAGGCGCCCGACGACGGCGCTTCCGAGCGCATGGTCGTGTCGCCCGGCCATGAGGCCGAAGGCATCACGCACATGCCGGGCGGCCAAAGCGGAAACCCGTTGTCGCCGTTCTGGGGCGCGGGCCATGAAGACTGGGTGCATGGTCGCGCGACGCCGTTCCTCCCCGGCGATGCCACGCACACGATGACGCTGCAGCCCGCATCCACGCGCTGAACAATTCGACGCACGCACGAGAAACATCCAACTGGTGCCATGTGATCGCGGCGACCTAGCATCGCCGCGAAACTTCTCAACACGTGGACTACACCATGCGTATTCGCAGCACCCCAGTACTGACCCGTCTCGCCCTTGCCACCGCCCTCGTGATCGCGCCGCTCGCGGCGTTCGCGCAATCTCCCTCCCACACTTTCGAAGCCACCGGCGGCTTCGCGTTCCTCGAGGGCAACGGCGAGCCGTTGCTCGGCCTGGGACAGGGCCTGTCGCACGACAACGACGACAGCGCATTCACTGCTTCGTTTGCCTGGAACCTCAACGCCGCCTGGGCGCTGGAGGCCTGGATGACCTGGCCTTCGCAGCGCAACATCCGCGTGGACGGCGGCGCGGACGTCGCCAGCTACGACGTGCGTCCGGTGATGGTGTCGGTGCAGCACCGCTTCCCGACGATGGCGCAGCGCTATCGCCCGTTCGTCGGCATCGGCTGGCAGTGGACCCGCGTGTCGAACGAATCGCTCGCGCCGGGGTATGCGGAGTTGGCGCCGCTGCAGATGCACGGCGACGACGGCATCGCGGCGGTCGCGGGCCTGGACGTCGACCTCGGCAAGAACTGGTTCGTGCGTGGCGACATCCGTTACCTGGATTCGTCGCTGACCACCGCCACGGGCGCCTCGACGATCCTGGAACGCAACAGCGCCAACACGATGGCCTACGGCGCGAGCATCGGCGTCCGGTTCTGAGGCAGCGCGTTTTCCCGACGGCGGGCAAGGATGCCCGCCGTTTTCATTTACGCCAACAGGCGCCGCATCAAATCGAAGTAAAGATCGGGCAGCGCCTCGAGGTCCGCGATGCGCACGTGCTCGTCCACCTTGTGGATGCTCGCGTTGACCGGCCCGATCTCCACGCACTGCGCCCCGAGCGGCGCGATGAAGCGCGCATCCGAGGTTCCACCGCCCGTGCTTTCTTCGGGCATCGCGCCCGCGACCGCTGCCAGCGTTGCACGCGCCGCTTCGCGCAGCGGGCCTTCGGGCGTATGGAAGGGCTCGCCGCCGCGATGCCAATGCACGACGTAATCGAGCGCGTGCGCTTCGAACACCATCTCGCACTCGCGCTCGAGTTCCGGCGCCGTCCAGTGCGGGTTGAAGCGCAGGTTGAACAGCACCTGCATGTCGCCCGGGATCACGTTGTTCGCGCCCGTGCCGGCATGGACGTTGCTGATCTGCAGGCTGGTGGGCGGGAAGGTTTCGAAACCCTCGTCCCAGCGGCGCGCGACCAGCTCAGTCAGCGCCGGCAGTGCCTGGTGGATCGGATTGCGGGCTTTCTCGGGATACGCCACGTGCCCTTGCACGCCACGCACGGTCATCGTCGCCGAGAGCGTGCCGCGACGCCCGACGCGCAGCAGGTCGCCGAGCTTCGCCTTCGACGAGGGTTCGCCGGTGATGCACCAGTCGATGCGCTGCCCGCGTTCGCGGAATAGGTCGGCGACCTTGCGCACGCCGTCGATCGCATCGCCTTCTTCATCGGAGGTCACCAGCATCGCAACGGTGCCGCGATGCGCGGGATGTTCGGCGACGAAGCGTTCGAGCGCGATCGTGAACGCCGCGACGCTGCCCTTCATGTCGGCGGCGCCCCGGCCGAACAGCACGCCATCGCGCTCGGTCGGCACGAACGGATCGCTGCTCCACGCCTCGCGCGGACCGGGCGGCACGACGTCGGTGTGGCCGAGGAAGACCAGCACGGGGCCGTCGCTGCCGTGCGTCGCCCACAGGTTGTCGACCTCGCCGAACCGCAGCGACTCGCAGGCGAAGCCCGCGCGCGCGAGGCGCCCGGCCAGCATCGGCTGGCAACCCGCATCGTCGGGCGTGATCGAGGGACGCTCGATCAGGGCTTTGGTCAGCGCGAGGACATCGCTCACTTGGGCACTCCGAACCGTGTCTTGAATCCGTTGTCGCTGAAGCCCTGCGTCACCGAGCCATCGTCCATCACCACCACCGGACGACGGATCAGTTGCGGATATTCCTTCAACAGCAACTGCCACTCCGCATCGCTGCCCGGCGTCTTGCGCGTCGGCGGCAACTGCCGCCACGTGGTCGAGGACTTGTTGATCAAGGCGTCCCAGCCGCCGGCCTGCTTCGCCCAGTCGGCGAGCGTCGCGGCGGGTTGGCGCTGGTCGCGGTAATCGACGAACGCGTGTTCGACGCCGAAACGCTGCAGCCAGTTGCGGGCCTTCTTGCAGGTGTCGCAGTTGGACAAGCCGTAGAGGGTCGTCATCGCTTACCCGCGAAGGAGTTCGTTGATCGAAGTCTTGGAACGCGTCTTCGCATCCACCTGCTTCACGATCACCGCGCAGTACAACGAATGCGTGCCGTCGGCCGACGGCAGCGACCCCGACACGACCACCGACCCGGGCGGCACGTAGCCGTAGCTGATCTCCTTCGTCGCGCGGTTGTAGATGCGCGTGCTCTGGCCGAGGAACACGCCCATGCCGATCACGCTGTGGTGGCCGACGACGACGCCTTCCACCACTTCCGAACGCGCACCGATGAAGCAATGATCCTCGATGATCGTCGGCGAGGCCTGCAGCGGTTCCAGCACGCCGCCGATGCCCGCGCCGCCGGAGATGTGGCAGTGCTTGCCGACCTGCGCGCACGACCCCACCGTCGCCCAGGTGTCGACCATGGTGCCGGCACCGACGTACGCCCCGATGTTGACGAAGCTCGGCATCAGCACCACGTCCTTGCCCAGGTAGGTGCCGCGGCGCACGACCGTGCCCGGCACCACGCGCACGCCGAGCTTGCGGAACTGCGACTCGCCGAAGCCTGTGAAGCGCAGCGGGACCTTGTCCCAGAACGGCGCCGGCTCGCCTTCCATCAGCTGCATGTCGCGGATGCGGAAATACAGCAGCACCGCCTTCTTCAACCATTCGTTGACCTGCCAGCCGCCCTTGCCGTCCGGTTCGGCCACGCGGAACTCGCCGCTTTCCAGTCCTTCGATCACGCGCTCGACCGACGGGCGCGTCGCCCACTCGATCTCTTCGGGCGTGAGCATCGTGCGGCGCTCCCAGGCGCTGTCGATGTGGAACTTCAGTTCTTCGACGCTGAGCCCCGGGGTTTCCTGCGGCGCGGTGGTCGTCTTCTTCGTGGTCTTGCGGGCGGGGCTCATCGTGCGTCTCCTTCGAACAGGGTTTGCAGCGCTGCGCGCAAGGCGTCGCGGCGCGTGTCGTCGAGCGGCTGGTCGCGCTCGTCGGTGAGTTGGAATACGTCTTCGGCGCGCGCACCGAAGGTCGCGATGCGCGCATCGTGCACGCGCAGGCGTTGCATGCGGAAGACCTGGGTGACGTCCGCCAGCAATCCGGGACGGTCGGTGCACACCAGGCTCACGAGCGTGCGGTGGCCGTCGGCGCTGTCGGAGAACGCCACCTGCGGTGCGATGCGGAAATGGCGCAGGTGCCGCGGCTGGTTGCGGCGCACCGGCTTGATCGTGTCGAGGTCCTCGGCCGCGAGCGCGGTGGCGAGGCGACGCTCGACATCGTCCGCGGACACGGTGCGTTGCCCTTCGGCGGGCAGCACTTCGAAGGTATCGAAGACGTGGCCGGCGGGACCGTCGAACAGGCGCGCCTGCTGAATGGCGAGGCCGGCGCGGTCGAGCGTGGCGACGATCGCAGCAAACAGGCCGTCGCGATCCGGCGAATGCACGAACACTTCGAGCGCACCGATGCGCGCGGCGCCCTTGGCATTCAGGGTGCGCGCACTCACGCGCACGCGGCCCGGCGTTGCATGGCGAATCACGGTGGCCTGCCACGCCACCTGGTCGGTCCGCGCGCGCAGGAAGGTCTCATCCGGCATGCGGGCGAACAGCCCATCGGCTTCCGTCTCGGCGATGCCGAACTGCGCGAGTTGCGTGCGCGCGTCGGCACGCGCTTCGGCGATGCGGTCCGCCGCGGCGACCGGATGCTCGAGCCCGCGGCGCAACGCCAGGCGCGTCGCGGTATGCAAATCCGCGAGCAACCGGTCCTTCCACGCATTCCACAACTTGGGCGAAGTGCCCGCGATGTCGGCGCAGGTCAGCAGGTAGAGCAGGTCCAGGCGTTCGCGATCGGCAACCTCGCGTGCGAAACGATGGATCACATCCGGATCGGCGATGTCCTGCTTCTGCGCGGTCACCGACATCAGCAGATGCTTGCGCACGAGCCAGGCAACCAGCTCGGTGTCGGCCTCGCTCATTCCATGCGCGACGCCGAATTCGCGCGCATCCACGGCGCCGAGCTCCGAATGATCGCCGCCCCTGCCCTTCGCGATGTCGTGGAAGAGGCCGGCGAGCAGCAGCAGTTCCGGCTTGCGCAGGCGCGGGTATACCTCGTGCGCCATCGCGAAGCGTTCGTCCGGCTGCCCGCTCGCGAAAGAAGCGATGTTGCGCAGCACGGCCAGCGTGTGCTGGTCGACGGTGAAGACATGGAACAGGTCGAACTGCATGCGCCCGGACACCGCAGCGAAGGCCGGGAGCCAGCGCGACAACACACCCAGCCGCGCCATGCGCGCGACGGTCTCCACCGCCTGCGGACCGCGCAGCAAGGCGAGGAAGCGCTTGCGCAGCGGCATCGATGCATCGGTGTACGCGGGAATTGTCGGGAGGGCTTCGGCCAACGCGCGCGCCGTGCGCGAATGCAGGCCGCGGATGCGGGGGTTGGCCGCCCAGGTGGCGAACAGTTCGAAGATGGATTGCGTATCGCCCGCAGGCCAGGCTTCGTCGCGCGCGGCGAGGTAACCGCGGCGCAGTTCGAAGGCGTCGTCGATCGGCTCCGGCGCGGTCTCGCCTTCGAGCTGTTCTTCGAAACGCTGCAGCAGGCGGTCGTTGATGCGCAGCACCACCGCGGCGCTGCGGTAGAAGCCCTGCATCATCTGCTCGACCGCGAGATTGTCCGCGGTGTCCACGTGGCCCAGGCGCGCGGCGAGCGTCTTCTGGTGGTCGAAGCGCAGGCGTTCTTCGCGGCGATTGGCGACCAGGTGCAGGCCGAAACGCAGGCGTGCAAGGGCGCGGCGTTCGCGTTCGAGCGTGGCGTATTCGTCGGCGCCGAGCTGGCCGACCGCGATCAGGCCCTGCGGATCGCGCGCGCCGAGCACGCGCAGCGCCATCCAGCGCAGCGTCTGGATGTCGCGCAGGCCGCCGGGGCCTTCCTTGAGGTTGGGTTCGAGGTTGTCCGACGTGTCGCCGAAGCGCGCGTGGCGCACGCGCTGTTCTTCGCGCTTCGCGCGGAAGTACTCGCGCGGCGGCCAGACGTGGCGGATGTCGATTGATTTCAGCAGCGTGCGCAGGTCGTGTTCGTCGGCGACGAGCGGGCGCGCCTCGGACAGTGCGGTGAGCACGGTGATGTCGTCGGCCGCGGCAGCGGTAGATTCCTCCGCCGAGCGCACGGCATGGCCCACCGGCAGGCCGGCGTCCCACAGCAATGCGAAGAAGCGCGCGAGCGCGTCCTGGAATTGCGCCTGCGCCGGCGCATCGGCGAGCACGAGCAGGTCGATGTCCGATTGCGGATACAACTCGCCGCGGCCGTAGCCACCGACGGCGAACAGCGCGAGCGGCGCGTCGCCGGCGATGCAGCGCGACCAGGCATCGCGCACGAGCGCGTCGACGGCGCGGGTGCGATCGCGCAGGAGGTCGTCGATGTCGGCGCCGCGGTCGAACTTCGCGGCGAGCGTGGCGTCGGCTTCAGCCAGTCGCGTGCGCGCCCCCGCGGCCCAGGCCGCAGCGTCGGGAGCGGCATCCACCGGCGGAACGGCCGCCGGCACGGCGGCACGTTCGGTCATAGGTCGTTGTCGTCCCCGGGGACGCGGGTGAGGATCTCGACGCCGTCGTCGGTCACCACGACGGTGTGCTCCCACTGCGCGGACAACTTGCGGTCCTTGGTCACCACGGTCCAGCCGTCGGGCAGCAGCTTGGTGTGCCGGGTGCCCTCGTTGATCATCGGCTCGATCGTGAAGGTCATGCCCTTCTTGAGCACCAGGCCCTCGCCGGGGCGGCCGTAATGCAGCACCTGCGGATCCTCGTGGTAGACCTCGCCGATGCCGTGGCCGCAGTACTCGCGGACGACGGTGAAGCGCTCGCCCTCGGCCAGTTGCTGGATGGCATGGCCGACGTCGCCCAGGGTCGCGCCCGGCTTCACGGTGCGGATGCCTCGGAACATGGCCTCGCGCGTGGTCTCCACCAAGCGCCGCGCCATCACCGACGGGCTGCCCACGTAGTACATGCGGGAGGTGTCCCCGTGCCAGCCGTCCTTGATGACGGTGACGTCGATGTTGACGATGTCGCCGTCCTTCAGGACCTTGGCCTCGCTCGGGATGCCGTGGCAGATGACGTTGTTGACCGACGTGCAGACGGTCGCCGGGAAGCCCCGGTAACCGACGTTGGCCGGGATGGCCTGCTGCACGTTGACGATGTGGTCGTGGCAGATGCGGTCCAGTTCGGCGGTGGTCACGCCCGGCTTCACATGGGGCGCCACGACCTGGAGGACCTCGGCCGCCAAGCGGCCGGCGACGCGCATCTTCTCGATGTCCGCGGGGGTTTTGATGGTGATCGACATGCGGGGATTATCGCCCGAGCCTGTGTGTTTGCCGTAACCCGTTGGTCCGGCTACAATTCCGCCGCTTCCCGGGGGACCTTTCCCGCCTGGAGCCGCCCACGACGGGCGTCACCGTCGAATCCACACCCGTCGCAACAACCCGCTCCGGGGTGCCTCGCAAGAGGTTCGGAGGCGGAAGCGACGGGGAGGCCCAACCCCGGAACCATTGCCCGCCACACAGATTGGCGGCCGGTTCCCTGTCAGGAGTTTTCGTAATGCCCCAGATCACCATGCGCCAGATGCTGGAAGCCGGCGTGCACTTCGGCCACCAGACCCGTTACTGGAACCCCAAGATGGGTCCGTACATCTTCGGCGCCCGCGGCAAGATCCACATCATCAACCTCGAGAAGACGATGCCGCTCTTCTCGGACGCGATGAACTTCATCTCGGCGATCGCGCAGAAGCGCGGCACCATCCTGTTCGTCGGCACCAAGCGCTCGGCGCGCGAAGCGATCAAGGAAGAAGCCACCCGCTGCGGCATGCCGTACATGACCCAGCGCTGGCTGGGCGGCACGCTCACCAACTTCCGCACCGTCAAGCAGTCGGTGCAGCGCCTGAAGGAACTGGAAGCCGGCGAAACCGACGGCACGTTCCAGAAGCTGGTCAAGCATGAAGTGCTCGGCCTGCGCCGCGAGCGCGACAAGCTCGAAGCCTCGCTCGGCGGCATCAAGGACATGAACCGCCTGCCCGACGCGCTGTTCGTGATCGACATCGGCCACGAAGACATCGCGGTCAAGGAAGCCAAGAAGCTCGGCATCCCGGTCATCGCGGTCGTCGACACCAACTACGATCCGGCCCTGGTCGACTACGCCATCCCGGGTAACGACGACGCCATCCGCGCCGTGCAGCTGTACGCCCGCGCCGCGGCCGACGCCGTGCTCGAAGGCAAGGCTGCCGCTCCGTCGGCCGCCAACGTCCGCGAGGAAGACTTCGCCGAAGCCGCTGCCGGCGAAGGCGAAGAGAAGAAGGGCCCGCGTCGCGCCCCGGCCAAGAAGGCCCCGCCGCGCAAGCCGTCGGCCAAGGCCGAGTAATTCCATCCGCACTGTCGGATGAGGATCGGGTGCCGCGCGCGGCGCCCGATCACCCACTCGTTTCAATTTTCCGAGGTACCCCCATGGCTGAAATCACCGCTTCCCTTGTCAAGGAACTCCGCGAGCGCACCGGCGCCGGCATGATGGAGTGCAAGAAGGCGCTCACCGAGAACACCGGCGACATCGACGCCGCGGCCGAATGGCTGCGCAAGTCGGGCCTCGCCAAGGCCGACAAGAAGGCCGGCCGCGTGGCCGCCGAAGGCCGCATCGCGATGGCGCAGGCCGGCGGCAAGGCCGTGCTCGTCGAGATCAACTCGGAAACCGACTTCG comes from Lysobacter sp. KIS68-7 and encodes:
- a CDS encoding Spx/MgsR family RNA polymerase-binding regulatory protein, producing the protein MTTLYGLSNCDTCKKARNWLQRFGVEHAFVDYRDQRQPAATLADWAKQAGGWDALINKSSTTWRQLPPTRKTPGSDAEWQLLLKEYPQLIRRPVVVMDDGSVTQGFSDNGFKTRFGVPK
- the glnD gene encoding [protein-PII] uridylyltransferase, translated to MTERAAVPAAVPPVDAAPDAAAWAAGARTRLAEADATLAAKFDRGADIDDLLRDRTRAVDALVRDAWSRCIAGDAPLALFAVGGYGRGELYPQSDIDLLVLADAPAQAQFQDALARFFALLWDAGLPVGHAVRSAEESTAAAADDITVLTALSEARPLVADEHDLRTLLKSIDIRHVWPPREYFRAKREEQRVRHARFGDTSDNLEPNLKEGPGGLRDIQTLRWMALRVLGARDPQGLIAVGQLGADEYATLERERRALARLRFGLHLVANRREERLRFDHQKTLAARLGHVDTADNLAVEQMMQGFYRSAAVVLRINDRLLQRFEEQLEGETAPEPIDDAFELRRGYLAARDEAWPAGDTQSIFELFATWAANPRIRGLHSRTARALAEALPTIPAYTDASMPLRKRFLALLRGPQAVETVARMARLGVLSRWLPAFAAVSGRMQFDLFHVFTVDQHTLAVLRNIASFASGQPDERFAMAHEVYPRLRKPELLLLAGLFHDIAKGRGGDHSELGAVDAREFGVAHGMSEADTELVAWLVRKHLLMSVTAQKQDIADPDVIHRFAREVADRERLDLLYLLTCADIAGTSPKLWNAWKDRLLADLHTATRLALRRGLEHPVAAADRIAEARADARTQLAQFGIAETEADGLFARMPDETFLRARTDQVAWQATVIRHATPGRVRVSARTLNAKGAARIGALEVFVHSPDRDGLFAAIVATLDRAGLAIQQARLFDGPAGHVFDTFEVLPAEGQRTVSADDVERRLATALAAEDLDTIKPVRRNQPRHLRHFRIAPQVAFSDSADGHRTLVSLVCTDRPGLLADVTQVFRMQRLRVHDARIATFGARAEDVFQLTDERDQPLDDTRRDALRAALQTLFEGDAR
- the dapD gene encoding 2,3,4,5-tetrahydropyridine-2,6-dicarboxylate N-succinyltransferase gives rise to the protein MSPARKTTKKTTTAPQETPGLSVEELKFHIDSAWERRTMLTPEEIEWATRPSVERVIEGLESGEFRVAEPDGKGGWQVNEWLKKAVLLYFRIRDMQLMEGEPAPFWDKVPLRFTGFGESQFRKLGVRVVPGTVVRRGTYLGKDVVLMPSFVNIGAYVGAGTMVDTWATVGSCAQVGKHCHISGGAGIGGVLEPLQASPTIIEDHCFIGARSEVVEGVVVGHHSVIGMGVFLGQSTRIYNRATKEISYGYVPPGSVVVSGSLPSADGTHSLYCAVIVKQVDAKTRSKTSINELLRG
- a CDS encoding OmpW family outer membrane protein, translating into MRIRSTPVLTRLALATALVIAPLAAFAQSPSHTFEATGGFAFLEGNGEPLLGLGQGLSHDNDDSAFTASFAWNLNAAWALEAWMTWPSQRNIRVDGGADVASYDVRPVMVSVQHRFPTMAQRYRPFVGIGWQWTRVSNESLAPGYAELAPLQMHGDDGIAAVAGLDVDLGKNWFVRGDIRYLDSSLTTATGASTILERNSANTMAYGASIGVRF
- the dapE gene encoding succinyl-diaminopimelate desuccinylase — encoded protein: MSDVLALTKALIERPSITPDDAGCQPMLAGRLARAGFACESLRFGEVDNLWATHGSDGPVLVFLGHTDVVPPGPREAWSSDPFVPTERDGVLFGRGAADMKGSVAAFTIALERFVAEHPAHRGTVAMLVTSDEEGDAIDGVRKVADLFRERGQRIDWCITGEPSSKAKLGDLLRVGRRGTLSATMTVRGVQGHVAYPEKARNPIHQALPALTELVARRWDEGFETFPPTSLQISNVHAGTGANNVIPGDMQVLFNLRFNPHWTAPELERECEMVFEAHALDYVVHWHRGGEPFHTPEGPLREAARATLAAVAGAMPEESTGGGTSDARFIAPLGAQCVEIGPVNASIHKVDEHVRIADLEALPDLYFDLMRRLLA
- the map gene encoding type I methionyl aminopeptidase; translation: MSITIKTPADIEKMRVAGRLAAEVLQVVAPHVKPGVTTAELDRICHDHIVNVQQAIPANVGYRGFPATVCTSVNNVICHGIPSEAKVLKDGDIVNIDVTVIKDGWHGDTSRMYYVGSPSVMARRLVETTREAMFRGIRTVKPGATLGDVGHAIQQLAEGERFTVVREYCGHGIGEVYHEDPQVLHYGRPGEGLVLKKGMTFTIEPMINEGTRHTKLLPDGWTVVTKDRKLSAQWEHTVVVTDDGVEILTRVPGDDNDL
- the rpsB gene encoding 30S ribosomal protein S2, which translates into the protein MPQITMRQMLEAGVHFGHQTRYWNPKMGPYIFGARGKIHIINLEKTMPLFSDAMNFISAIAQKRGTILFVGTKRSAREAIKEEATRCGMPYMTQRWLGGTLTNFRTVKQSVQRLKELEAGETDGTFQKLVKHEVLGLRRERDKLEASLGGIKDMNRLPDALFVIDIGHEDIAVKEAKKLGIPVIAVVDTNYDPALVDYAIPGNDDAIRAVQLYARAAADAVLEGKAAAPSAANVREEDFAEAAAGEGEEKKGPRRAPAKKAPPRKPSAKAE
- a CDS encoding penicillin acylase family protein, whose amino-acid sequence is MRRWLLRIGAVVGVLLLLAIVSAWGAMRASLPKLDGMLSLPGLSAPVTVKRDALGVVTIDAANERDALRALGYVHGQERFFEMDLLRRSAAGELAELFGPAAINVDKAHRVHRMRARVQQRFDEITGDRKADVLAYTEGVNAGLAALPVRPWTYLLLRQQPKPWRPEDTPLVAYAMYFDLQGGSNERELAMWRMRPHLPPALYALLARGGSAWDAPLTGGADGDAVLPGADAVNLRELPVPALATASKLREPFPVGSNNFAVSGAATRDGRAILANDMHLGLRAPNIWFRARLRYPDARAESGRVDVAGFTLPGMPAVVVGSNTQVAWGFTNSYIDSADWGRYAKCGADRYRIGAACVAPVHHRESIAVAGGAPVAFDVEETPWGPVMAHDDAGDALALRWSAHLPGSLRMAFLDMAYARDLDDALARADRMAIPAQNLMLADSRDIAWRILGPIPARQPGCATDVADANACMFNLRIDASPVVKRPISGRLWTANNRVVGGADRVHLGDGGYLHGARAKQIRDDLFARPNFDEQALLAIQLDDRALFLARWWRLLQDTSKAPQAPALQALASAAQHWDGRASTDSVSYRIVRAWRRAIQERLADGLTAPAQAQMGKAFDMPGLPQFESVMWPLVTQRPMHLLPRRYASWEALFEDAAQDVQTDLQSQGPLDARTWGEQNTARICHPLVRALPFAKYALCMPFDPLPGDGSMPRVQAPDDGASERMVVSPGHEAEGITHMPGGQSGNPLSPFWGAGHEDWVHGRATPFLPGDATHTMTLQPASTR
- a CDS encoding thiopurine S-methyltransferase, which produces MSAQQDREFWLERWREGQIGFHQATPSPLLVECWDGIGAASDARVYVPLAGKSVDMPWLAARGHRVFGVELSPLAVEQFFAEQGLVPEVEHTPKGVVSHAGAIDVLCGDVFALDERDFADCNAVFDRAALIALPPDLRRRYVREMYARLPSGCIGLLVTLEYPPHQKQGPPFTVPEAEVRELFERDWTVDLITRHDILAYQDRFRDEGVTSLHAVAYRLQRR